In Trifolium pratense cultivar HEN17-A07 linkage group LG7, ARS_RC_1.1, whole genome shotgun sequence, a genomic segment contains:
- the LOC123894897 gene encoding ubiquitin carboxyl-terminal hydrolase 15 isoform X2: protein MLEPRESDIPVLFLVLVVLPLVAYILLGKWSENVKKRNQITLLAQLAAEEAFKAEEKMCVANLIPPQPQVYFSPSKNELHHECARCSAPAKTRCSRCKFVRYCSGNCQIIHWRLIHKQECQPLETHNSSSFPMAISVEEFGHGNAFYENLNNPYFGHNLNQTLRVPEPLDNLVNPPTITAAASATADFSLFNGSSQPSTLERRPSHKSNRETRRRDSGSIYESSDFKATNSEESFLRQKSRNSSDDSVLEEETSNSNGFGVYIYEQDGSRNTMHDEDDNYQSQYENAFASRNNFENACASVLSAANNDEGVDDFETNIITKGGNVVNGINHHSDEMAQHKCSPELTIKGSAKAKKQSHPSSKVKCSKSPKSTSKTSIDFCVPETEKKAKKIPDEPKVAGNRSTIPLHGIDGVSSTGLMKMMGLRKSTKHTALASSEGNGVRCKKAKNIKMLFPYDEFVKIFQSEVFGVWPRGLVNCGNSCYANAVLQCLTSTKPLVVYLLYGSHSKSCCSKDWCLMCELEQHMMVLRENGAPLSPSRILWHMRSINCHMGDGSQEDAHEFLRLLVASMQSICLDGLGGEKRVDPRLQETTFIQHTFGGRLQSKVKCLNCSHESERYENIMDLTLEILGWVESLEDALAQFTSPEDLDGDNMYRCGRCTAYVRARKQLSIHEAPNILTIVLKRFQEGRYGKINKCITFPEMLDMIPFMTGTGDIPPLYALYAVVVHLDTLNASFSGHYVSYVKDLQGNWFRVDDTEVQPVLVNQVMSEGAYILFYTRSYPRPQVEFTGKAAPQSVSDSSKHHPLEMQKPSKPGHSRHVSQSFVSEPSHNARPEIPTHLIDTSNGFLKRSTNRNVHPVIQTYAENIRHEFSDATSSDWSIFTSSDEASFTTESTRDSFSTVDYGDSSSNMDPISSLFNYTPENNYMKISHSRPLTRFLPKKGHIERVQKTTIWES from the exons ATGCTCGAACCGCGTGAATCTGATATTCCTGTCCTGTTTCTGGTGCTGGTTGTACTTCCTTTGGTGGCTTATATCTTACTTGGAAAATGGAGTGAGAATGTTAAGAAGAGAAATCAGATAACTTTGCTTGCTCAATTGGCTGCCGAAGAAGCCTTTAAAGCCGAAGAAAAAATGTGTGTTGCTAATCTAATTCCCCCTCAACCTCAAGTTTATTTTTCTCCTTCAAAAAATGAGCTTCATCATGAGTGTGCTAGGTGTTCCGCTCCGGCTAAAACTCGCTGCTCCAGATGCAAGTTTGTTAGATACTG CTCAGGGAATTGTCAAATAATCCATTGGAGGCTAATTCACAAACAAGAGTGCCAGCCATTGGAAACTCATAATTCAAGCTCGTTTCCTATGGCCATTTCGGTTGAGGAATTCGGTCATGGAAATgctttttatgaaaatttaaacaATCCCTACTTTGGTCACAATTTGAACCAGACTTTAAGGGTGCCCGAGCCTTTGGACAATTTGGTTAACCCTCCGACCATCACCGCCGCAGCTTCTGCTACAGCTGATTTTTCCTTATTTAATGGTTCTTCTCAACCTTCCACTTTGGAGAGAAGACCTTCACATAAATCCAACAGAGAAACGCGGCGAAGAGATTCTGGTTCAATATATGAATCTTCTGATTTTAAAGCTACCAATTCTGAGGAGTCATTTTTGCGACAGAAG TCAAGAAATAGTAGCGATGATTCTGTGTTGGAGGAAGAAACTTCAAATTCAAATGGCTTTGGAGTTTATATTTATGAACAAGATGGTTCAAGAAACACAATGCATGATGAGGATGATAACTATCAAAGTCAATATGAAAATGCATTTGCATCAAGAAACAATTTTGAAAATGCATGCGCTAGTGTGTTGAGCGCTGCAAACAATGATGAAGGTGTAGATGATTTTGAAACAAACATCATTACGAAAGGAGGAAATGTAGTCAATGGGATAAACCATCATTCTGATGAAATGGCCCAACACAAATGCTCTCCTGAATTGACAATTAAAGGAAGTGCAAAGGCTAAAAAGCAATCCCATCCTTCTTCAAAGGTCAAATGTTCTAAATCACCAAAGTCAACATCAAAGACGTCAATAGATTTTTGTGTACCGGAAACTGAGAAGAAAGCGAAGAAAATTCCAGACGAACCAA AAGTTGCTGGAAATAGAAGTACTATCCCTTTACATGGTATCGACGGAGTTTCAAGCACTGGCCTTATGAAAATGATGGGTTTAAGGAAATCAACAAAACATACTGCACTAGCCTCCTCAGAAGGCAATGGAGTACGGTGCAAAAAGGCAAAAAATATAAAG ATGTTGTTTCCTTATGATGAATTTGTAAAGATTTTCCAGAGTGAAGTCTTTGGTGTATGGCCGAGGGGCCTTGTAAATTGTGGGAACAG TTGCTATGCCAATGCTGTATTGCAGTGCTTAACGTCTACAAAGCCTCTTGTCGTTTATTTGCTTTATGGATCACATTCAAAATCCT GTTGTTCAAAAGATTGGTGTTTAATGTGTGAgttagagcagcacatgatggTTTTGAGAGAAAATGGAGCTCCTTTATCTCCTAGTAGGATACTTTGGCATATGCGGAGCATTAATTGCCACATGGGTGATGGAAGTCAAGAAGATGCACATGAATTTTTAAG GCTTCTAGTTGCATCGATGCAATCTATATGTTTGGATGGACTTGGTGGTGAGAAAAGGGTTGATCCTAGATTACAAGAAACAACTTTCATACAACATacttttggtggtcgtcttcAATCCAAG GTTAAGTGTTTGAATTGTAGTCATGAGTCAGAAAGGTATGAGAACATTATGGACTTAACGTTGGAGATATTGGGTTGGGTTGAGTCACTCGAAGATGCACTGGCTCAGTTTACTTCCCCTGAAGATTTGGACGGAGATAATATGTACCGGTGTGGAAG GTGCACTGCATATGTTCGAGCTAGAAAGCAACTGAGCATACATGAGGCCCCTAACATCTTGACCATTGTTTTAAAGAGGTTTCAG GAAGGAAGATATGGGAAAATTAACAAGTGCATAACGTTTCCTGAAATGCTAGATATGATTCCTTTTATGACTGGGACGGGCGATATTCCTCCATTATACGCCCTTTATGCTGTTGTTGTGCACCTCGACACACTAAATGCATCTTTCTCTGGACATTATGTTTCGTACGTAAAAGATCTACAAGGCAATTGGTTCAGGGTAGATGACACTGAG GTTCAGCCAGTACTCGTCAATCAAGTGATGTCAGAAGGAGCATATATCTTATTCTACACAAG GTCGTATCCCCGTCCACAGGTAGAATTCACTGGGAAAGCCGCACCACAATCAGTGTCCGATTCATCAAAGCACCATCCATTAGAAATGCAGAAGCCTTCTAAACCCGGACATAGCCGACATGTCAGTCAAAGTTTTGTCTCTGAGCCTTCACACAATGCCAGGCCAGAAATCCCCACTCACCTTATCGACACCTCTAATGGCTTTCTTAAAAGAAGCACCAATCGAAATGTCCATCCAGTAATACAAACTTACGCGGAAAACATCAGGCACGAGTTTTCAGATGCGACATCAAGTGACTGGTCCATTTTCACAAGCTCGGATGAAGCTTCTTTCACTACTGAGAGTACTAGAGACTCTTTCAGTACTGTAGACTATGGTGATTCTTCTTCCAACATGGATCCAATTTCATCTCTCTTCAATTACACACCAGAAAACAACTATATGAAGATTTCACATAGTAGGCCACTAACAAGGTTCTTACCGAAAAAGGGTCATATCGAAAGAGTGCAGAAAACAACTATATGGGAATCCTAA
- the LOC123894897 gene encoding ubiquitin carboxyl-terminal hydrolase 15 isoform X1 — protein sequence MLEPRESDIPVLFLVLVVLPLVAYILLGKWSENVKKRNQITLLAQLAAEEAFKAEEKMCVANLIPPQPQVYFSPSKNELHHECARCSAPAKTRCSRCKFVRYCSGNCQIIHWRLIHKQECQPLETHNSSSFPMAISVEEFGHGNAFYENLNNPYFGHNLNQTLRVPEPLDNLVNPPTITAAASATADFSLFNGSSQPSTLERRPSHKSNRETRRRDSGSIYESSDFKATNSEESFLRQKSRNSSDDSVLEEETSNSNGFGVYIYEQDGSRNTMHDEDDNYQSQYENAFASRNNFENACASVLSAANNDEGVDDFETNIITKGGNVVNGINHHSDEMAQHKCSPELTIKGSAKAKKQSHPSSKVKCSKSPKSTSKTSIDFCVPETEKKAKKIPDEPKVAGNRSTIPLHGIDGVSSTGLMKMMGLRKSTKHTALASSEGNGVRCKKAKNIKMLFPYDEFVKIFQSEVFGVWPRGLVNCGNSCYANAVLQCLTSTKPLVVYLLYGSHSKSCISIISQSFHLNNNVNLLKMHFLIENCLLFHLGCSKDWCLMCELEQHMMVLRENGAPLSPSRILWHMRSINCHMGDGSQEDAHEFLRLLVASMQSICLDGLGGEKRVDPRLQETTFIQHTFGGRLQSKVKCLNCSHESERYENIMDLTLEILGWVESLEDALAQFTSPEDLDGDNMYRCGRCTAYVRARKQLSIHEAPNILTIVLKRFQEGRYGKINKCITFPEMLDMIPFMTGTGDIPPLYALYAVVVHLDTLNASFSGHYVSYVKDLQGNWFRVDDTEVQPVLVNQVMSEGAYILFYTRSYPRPQVEFTGKAAPQSVSDSSKHHPLEMQKPSKPGHSRHVSQSFVSEPSHNARPEIPTHLIDTSNGFLKRSTNRNVHPVIQTYAENIRHEFSDATSSDWSIFTSSDEASFTTESTRDSFSTVDYGDSSSNMDPISSLFNYTPENNYMKISHSRPLTRFLPKKGHIERVQKTTIWES from the exons ATGCTCGAACCGCGTGAATCTGATATTCCTGTCCTGTTTCTGGTGCTGGTTGTACTTCCTTTGGTGGCTTATATCTTACTTGGAAAATGGAGTGAGAATGTTAAGAAGAGAAATCAGATAACTTTGCTTGCTCAATTGGCTGCCGAAGAAGCCTTTAAAGCCGAAGAAAAAATGTGTGTTGCTAATCTAATTCCCCCTCAACCTCAAGTTTATTTTTCTCCTTCAAAAAATGAGCTTCATCATGAGTGTGCTAGGTGTTCCGCTCCGGCTAAAACTCGCTGCTCCAGATGCAAGTTTGTTAGATACTG CTCAGGGAATTGTCAAATAATCCATTGGAGGCTAATTCACAAACAAGAGTGCCAGCCATTGGAAACTCATAATTCAAGCTCGTTTCCTATGGCCATTTCGGTTGAGGAATTCGGTCATGGAAATgctttttatgaaaatttaaacaATCCCTACTTTGGTCACAATTTGAACCAGACTTTAAGGGTGCCCGAGCCTTTGGACAATTTGGTTAACCCTCCGACCATCACCGCCGCAGCTTCTGCTACAGCTGATTTTTCCTTATTTAATGGTTCTTCTCAACCTTCCACTTTGGAGAGAAGACCTTCACATAAATCCAACAGAGAAACGCGGCGAAGAGATTCTGGTTCAATATATGAATCTTCTGATTTTAAAGCTACCAATTCTGAGGAGTCATTTTTGCGACAGAAG TCAAGAAATAGTAGCGATGATTCTGTGTTGGAGGAAGAAACTTCAAATTCAAATGGCTTTGGAGTTTATATTTATGAACAAGATGGTTCAAGAAACACAATGCATGATGAGGATGATAACTATCAAAGTCAATATGAAAATGCATTTGCATCAAGAAACAATTTTGAAAATGCATGCGCTAGTGTGTTGAGCGCTGCAAACAATGATGAAGGTGTAGATGATTTTGAAACAAACATCATTACGAAAGGAGGAAATGTAGTCAATGGGATAAACCATCATTCTGATGAAATGGCCCAACACAAATGCTCTCCTGAATTGACAATTAAAGGAAGTGCAAAGGCTAAAAAGCAATCCCATCCTTCTTCAAAGGTCAAATGTTCTAAATCACCAAAGTCAACATCAAAGACGTCAATAGATTTTTGTGTACCGGAAACTGAGAAGAAAGCGAAGAAAATTCCAGACGAACCAA AAGTTGCTGGAAATAGAAGTACTATCCCTTTACATGGTATCGACGGAGTTTCAAGCACTGGCCTTATGAAAATGATGGGTTTAAGGAAATCAACAAAACATACTGCACTAGCCTCCTCAGAAGGCAATGGAGTACGGTGCAAAAAGGCAAAAAATATAAAG ATGTTGTTTCCTTATGATGAATTTGTAAAGATTTTCCAGAGTGAAGTCTTTGGTGTATGGCCGAGGGGCCTTGTAAATTGTGGGAACAG TTGCTATGCCAATGCTGTATTGCAGTGCTTAACGTCTACAAAGCCTCTTGTCGTTTATTTGCTTTATGGATCACATTCAAAATCCTGTATTTCCATTATCTCTCAATCTTTTCACTTAAACAATAATGTCAATTTGcttaaaatgcattttttaatagaaaattgTCTTCTTTTTCATCTAGGTTGTTCAAAAGATTGGTGTTTAATGTGTGAgttagagcagcacatgatggTTTTGAGAGAAAATGGAGCTCCTTTATCTCCTAGTAGGATACTTTGGCATATGCGGAGCATTAATTGCCACATGGGTGATGGAAGTCAAGAAGATGCACATGAATTTTTAAG GCTTCTAGTTGCATCGATGCAATCTATATGTTTGGATGGACTTGGTGGTGAGAAAAGGGTTGATCCTAGATTACAAGAAACAACTTTCATACAACATacttttggtggtcgtcttcAATCCAAG GTTAAGTGTTTGAATTGTAGTCATGAGTCAGAAAGGTATGAGAACATTATGGACTTAACGTTGGAGATATTGGGTTGGGTTGAGTCACTCGAAGATGCACTGGCTCAGTTTACTTCCCCTGAAGATTTGGACGGAGATAATATGTACCGGTGTGGAAG GTGCACTGCATATGTTCGAGCTAGAAAGCAACTGAGCATACATGAGGCCCCTAACATCTTGACCATTGTTTTAAAGAGGTTTCAG GAAGGAAGATATGGGAAAATTAACAAGTGCATAACGTTTCCTGAAATGCTAGATATGATTCCTTTTATGACTGGGACGGGCGATATTCCTCCATTATACGCCCTTTATGCTGTTGTTGTGCACCTCGACACACTAAATGCATCTTTCTCTGGACATTATGTTTCGTACGTAAAAGATCTACAAGGCAATTGGTTCAGGGTAGATGACACTGAG GTTCAGCCAGTACTCGTCAATCAAGTGATGTCAGAAGGAGCATATATCTTATTCTACACAAG GTCGTATCCCCGTCCACAGGTAGAATTCACTGGGAAAGCCGCACCACAATCAGTGTCCGATTCATCAAAGCACCATCCATTAGAAATGCAGAAGCCTTCTAAACCCGGACATAGCCGACATGTCAGTCAAAGTTTTGTCTCTGAGCCTTCACACAATGCCAGGCCAGAAATCCCCACTCACCTTATCGACACCTCTAATGGCTTTCTTAAAAGAAGCACCAATCGAAATGTCCATCCAGTAATACAAACTTACGCGGAAAACATCAGGCACGAGTTTTCAGATGCGACATCAAGTGACTGGTCCATTTTCACAAGCTCGGATGAAGCTTCTTTCACTACTGAGAGTACTAGAGACTCTTTCAGTACTGTAGACTATGGTGATTCTTCTTCCAACATGGATCCAATTTCATCTCTCTTCAATTACACACCAGAAAACAACTATATGAAGATTTCACATAGTAGGCCACTAACAAGGTTCTTACCGAAAAAGGGTCATATCGAAAGAGTGCAGAAAACAACTATATGGGAATCCTAA